In Anaerobacillus isosaccharinicus, one genomic interval encodes:
- a CDS encoding transposase, protein MKPTLIPHISYQNFVLDQLNTHYSGGILTLVRKDWTIISKLWITDLSFTTTWLHDLYSVKGPEPRDPASMLRSYLLCLLTSPTLSITEWVNQLHRVPLYTILSGFEPGDVPGVGTFYDFFRRLSGFEKANVKPFIKLKRKKKQKKKPKKGEKATPRNPGIIRKLVDRHLRHGSKQKQLPGDQLYAFFQSQFLEVSARLGLLGDPHSLGVVGDGTPVETASYPRSKPICDCSAQGLTNCTHPRRYSQPDIDSGWDSSRERYFNGYHLYMISTSDSRFDLPLYPRLHPASRHDSVSLVVSSIEFSQRYTLGTIDKILLDAAHDAEPIYELLDHHNVEPFIDLNVRTKKNFSTESDIQISPIGVPICPIGKEMKPNGFDISQNRQKWRCPLACGSKNTCSTPCSKAKYGRTFHTFKRDNLRLFTKTPRSSEKWKLIYKRRTSVERSNKREKVDYHLEAGRHRSTKMWYVRLYSIMMCQHIDAWYSSQKETLNIQEIIFTKSA, encoded by the coding sequence ATGAAACCTACGCTAATACCACATATCTCATATCAAAACTTCGTTTTAGACCAACTAAATACTCATTACTCAGGCGGTATACTGACTCTCGTACGAAAAGATTGGACTATTATCTCAAAGTTATGGATCACGGATCTTTCTTTTACTACTACTTGGCTTCATGATTTATATTCAGTTAAAGGTCCTGAGCCACGTGATCCTGCTTCCATGCTTCGCTCTTATCTTTTGTGTTTATTGACAAGTCCGACCCTGAGTATTACAGAATGGGTGAACCAACTCCATCGTGTTCCTCTTTACACGATCCTTAGCGGCTTTGAACCTGGGGATGTTCCAGGGGTCGGTACTTTTTATGACTTCTTCAGACGGCTATCAGGTTTTGAGAAGGCTAATGTAAAACCTTTTATTAAGCTCAAACGAAAAAAGAAGCAGAAGAAAAAACCGAAAAAGGGTGAAAAAGCAACTCCTAGAAACCCTGGTATTATTAGAAAATTAGTAGATCGTCATTTACGCCATGGTTCAAAACAAAAACAATTGCCGGGAGATCAATTATACGCGTTTTTTCAATCTCAATTTCTTGAGGTTTCAGCGAGATTGGGTTTGCTTGGAGATCCCCATTCCCTTGGTGTTGTTGGAGATGGGACACCTGTGGAAACAGCGAGTTACCCAAGAAGCAAACCTATTTGTGATTGTAGTGCCCAAGGACTAACGAATTGTACTCATCCTCGTCGATATTCTCAACCTGACATCGACTCAGGTTGGGATAGTTCAAGGGAGAGGTACTTCAACGGATATCATCTCTACATGATATCCACTAGCGATAGCCGATTCGACTTACCGCTATATCCACGGCTACATCCTGCTTCCCGGCATGATTCAGTCAGCCTAGTGGTTAGCTCAATTGAATTTTCGCAACGGTACACCTTGGGCACAATTGATAAAATCCTTCTCGATGCCGCACATGATGCAGAACCGATTTACGAATTACTGGACCATCATAATGTGGAACCGTTTATTGATCTTAATGTTCGAACAAAGAAAAACTTCAGTACGGAAAGTGATATTCAAATTTCTCCCATAGGCGTGCCTATTTGTCCAATCGGTAAGGAAATGAAACCCAACGGTTTTGACATATCTCAAAACCGCCAAAAGTGGCGTTGTCCACTAGCTTGCGGATCGAAAAATACATGTTCCACTCCGTGTTCTAAAGCGAAGTATGGCCGCACATTTCATACGTTTAAGCGAGATAATCTTCGTCTGTTCACTAAAACACCAAGATCTTCTGAAAAGTGGAAACTCATTTATAAACGAAGAACTTCAGTTGAACGTTCGAACAAAAGAGAAAAAGTCGATTATCACTTAGAAGCTGGGCGCCATCGCTCTACAAAAATGTGGTATGTCCGCCTATACTCAATCATGATGTGTCAACACATAGATGCTTGGTACAGTAGTCAGAAAGAGACTTTGAACATTCAGGAAATCATCTTTACTAAAAGCGCCTAG
- a CDS encoding S-layer homology domain-containing protein, which translates to MNRVFAIILTLTIVFLLPLQVSAQKSKFPDVTQFHGEIELLTSRGVITGFNDGTFRPKANITRADAIIMLMRELKIPLNEVRNPNFKDLKPGDRGYSEIAMAVQLEIVSGKPGNIFDPKGTLTRGEMAKILAITYDLGGIFPYGFPDVAFEHWTFPYISALAANNITVGFNDGRFQPGLPITREHFSVFMARIVNPDLRPYNPKVADSFLEAMFAMEIIDYVAHPTDSIIFLLDAQENAIIAFNHETYDADYIQLKLPAEKIAYANGKLYATQLTGVRSPFIKDEDMRGAFAVIDATTMTLERIINIKLDPFDIAADDNGVVYISSGSAQWTSVQSFNSVTGEVLSTQGIRHRSYLAMHPDQNRLYSINTDSSPRTMRVYSINEGKLGPEIRSPYHGDYSLNQDIAITPDGKYIINSRGHFFRSTVTPSADMRYVATLDQTYSSIAFDVEYGEFYTSNKQNWIQAYDYITLRPIYQLTTYGNVEKMFYQNDILVIFSKVKLGNSPRTFIGIEKIYY; encoded by the coding sequence TTGAATAGGGTTTTTGCAATTATTCTAACTTTGACAATTGTCTTTTTATTACCTTTACAGGTGTCTGCTCAAAAATCTAAATTTCCAGACGTCACCCAGTTTCATGGGGAAATTGAGTTATTAACAAGTCGTGGTGTTATTACTGGCTTTAATGATGGAACTTTTCGCCCGAAAGCTAATATTACACGCGCAGATGCGATTATTATGTTAATGAGAGAATTAAAGATTCCATTGAATGAGGTTAGAAACCCAAATTTTAAGGATCTTAAACCAGGGGATCGTGGCTATTCAGAAATTGCGATGGCAGTTCAACTAGAAATTGTTTCTGGTAAACCTGGCAATATCTTTGATCCAAAAGGAACATTAACTAGAGGTGAAATGGCAAAAATACTAGCTATTACATATGATCTCGGTGGGATTTTCCCTTATGGATTTCCTGACGTAGCTTTTGAGCATTGGACATTTCCTTATATTAGCGCTCTTGCAGCAAATAATATTACTGTCGGGTTTAATGATGGGCGTTTTCAACCAGGGTTACCTATTACAAGAGAACATTTTTCTGTATTTATGGCCAGAATTGTTAACCCAGATCTAAGACCATATAACCCAAAAGTGGCGGATTCGTTCCTTGAAGCTATGTTTGCGATGGAGATCATCGATTATGTTGCACATCCAACCGACTCTATTATTTTCTTATTAGATGCACAAGAGAATGCTATCATTGCTTTCAATCATGAGACATATGATGCCGATTATATTCAATTAAAACTTCCTGCGGAAAAAATAGCTTATGCAAATGGAAAGTTGTACGCAACACAATTAACGGGAGTTAGAAGTCCGTTTATCAAAGATGAAGATATGCGAGGTGCATTTGCGGTTATCGATGCTACAACTATGACACTTGAACGTATAATTAACATAAAACTTGATCCATTTGATATCGCAGCTGATGATAATGGAGTAGTTTATATTTCATCAGGTTCCGCACAATGGACATCTGTTCAAAGCTTTAATAGCGTGACGGGTGAGGTTCTAAGTACACAGGGTATTCGTCATAGAAGTTATCTTGCGATGCACCCAGACCAAAATAGATTGTATTCTATTAACACTGATTCATCGCCTAGAACAATGAGGGTTTACTCTATTAATGAAGGCAAGTTAGGACCGGAAATAAGATCACCATACCATGGTGATTATTCGTTAAATCAAGATATTGCTATAACTCCGGACGGAAAATACATTATTAATAGTAGAGGACATTTCTTCCGATCAACAGTTACACCTAGTGCAGATATGCGTTACGTTGCTACCCTTGACCAAACGTATAGCTCTATAGCTTTTGATGTTGAATATGGTGAATTCTATACTTCAAACAAACAAAATTGGATCCAAGCCTATGACTATATTACGTTACGACCAATTTACCAATTAACGACGTACGGCAATGTTGAGAAAATGTTTTACCAAAATGATATTCTTGTAATCTTTTCTAAAGTAAAGTTGGGTAATTCACCAAGAACATTTATAGGGATCGAAAAGATCTATTATTGA
- a CDS encoding IS110 family transposase, protein MEIIHERVCGLDVHKKTITACILATKTKEIRTFGTMTEDLFQLIDWIKASNCTIVAMESTGVYWKPIYNLLEVEEIETLVVNAQHIKNVPGRKSDVRDAQWIAQLLRHGLVRGSYIPNRDQRELRELVRYRRSLVEEITRESNRVQKVLEGANIKLGSVASDVLGVSGRRMLKAIVDGETDPTKLADLSLKKLRNKIPELQKALKGLLGPHQRFLLRKQLDHIEYLEFQVTQLDTEVANRFHSFEEDLELLASIPGVGRRTAEHVLAEIGTDMTRFKDAKHLVSWAGLAPGQNESAGKRKTENTRKGNKYLRSSLAESAKVCAKTKTFLGTKYHRIAARRGKNRATIAVAANILKIMFHLLTTRKPYTELGEDFQLNRKKEIEKTRAIKKLEKLGFKIEILDPPA, encoded by the coding sequence ATGGAAATCATTCATGAACGTGTATGTGGGCTAGACGTGCATAAAAAGACGATTACTGCATGTATTCTAGCCACAAAAACAAAGGAAATTCGGACATTTGGCACGATGACCGAAGATCTTTTTCAATTAATTGACTGGATCAAAGCATCAAACTGTACGATTGTCGCAATGGAAAGTACAGGTGTTTACTGGAAGCCTATTTACAATCTACTTGAAGTTGAAGAGATCGAAACTCTTGTTGTAAACGCTCAGCACATTAAGAATGTTCCTGGTAGAAAGTCAGATGTAAGAGATGCTCAATGGATTGCCCAACTCCTTCGTCACGGATTAGTCCGTGGAAGTTATATTCCTAACCGCGATCAACGAGAATTACGTGAATTAGTACGATATAGAAGAAGTTTAGTAGAAGAAATTACACGTGAATCCAATCGCGTTCAAAAGGTCTTGGAAGGAGCTAATATCAAATTAGGATCCGTAGCTTCCGATGTCCTTGGTGTTTCTGGTCGAAGAATGTTAAAAGCTATTGTAGATGGCGAAACAGACCCAACTAAGCTTGCGGATTTATCGTTAAAGAAGCTCAGAAATAAAATCCCAGAATTACAAAAAGCGCTTAAGGGATTACTAGGTCCCCACCAGAGATTTCTTTTAAGAAAACAACTAGATCATATTGAGTATCTTGAGTTCCAAGTAACGCAACTAGATACGGAAGTTGCCAATCGTTTTCATTCTTTTGAAGAAGACCTGGAGCTATTAGCTTCGATACCTGGTGTTGGTCGCCGTACCGCCGAACATGTCTTAGCTGAAATAGGAACGGACATGACTCGGTTTAAAGATGCGAAACACCTCGTATCATGGGCAGGGTTAGCTCCGGGTCAAAATGAAAGTGCTGGAAAACGAAAAACGGAAAACACCAGAAAAGGAAACAAATACTTGCGTAGTTCCTTAGCTGAATCAGCCAAAGTTTGTGCAAAAACTAAGACATTTCTCGGGACCAAGTACCACCGTATCGCAGCTCGAAGAGGTAAGAACCGAGCCACTATCGCCGTAGCTGCCAACATTCTTAAGATCATGTTTCATTTACTCACGACCAGAAAACCTTACACTGAATTAGGCGAAGATTTCCAGTTAAACCGAAAAAAAGAGATTGAAAAAACACGTGCCATTAAAAAGTTAGAGAAGCTAGGCTTTAAAATTGAAATACTAGATCCACCCGCATAA
- a CDS encoding L,D-transpeptidase — translation MKRLLIIAIIFSSLFIFNGTSHASQNNQLIIINKSTNELAFFDHNQLVKTFPIATGRTDSLTPEGTFKIVNKIKNRPYYKDGIPGGDPQNPLGDRWLGLDARGTYGTTYAIHGNNNPNSIGKYVSAGCVRMHNEDVRWLFEQVILEAKVIITHSDQDFSTLALSYGYQSMHFFQADQDLTVYDNRKGFLEKVGTLYKGQVYPFVSTSGNWHKIQFGKIEAFVYAPATSVITDVKVANLNNKKLNSTRTITPMNDAVVYDNTSGSLVPFATLSKDISYPIVADYGPNWYEVVVAGRVGYIYKISTDRSKKYFKTNETVSVYDNSTGTLVKVGELVEGQVYQIYSDYGNWHQIEFGNGYGYVYKLATSVADSSNLKNINTNYTNSGKTFKTINDAMIYDNSSGSLVPFARITNGEIYPIVSDYAPNWYRVLVAGRVGYIHKKDVEQG, via the coding sequence GTGAAAAGGTTACTTATCATTGCAATTATTTTTAGCAGCTTATTTATATTTAATGGCACATCCCACGCAAGTCAAAATAATCAGCTGATCATAATAAACAAATCAACGAATGAACTTGCATTTTTCGATCATAATCAGCTAGTGAAAACTTTCCCAATAGCGACAGGAAGAACGGATTCACTGACACCTGAAGGAACATTTAAAATTGTAAACAAAATTAAAAATCGTCCCTACTATAAGGATGGCATTCCTGGTGGTGATCCTCAAAATCCTCTAGGTGATCGTTGGTTAGGTCTTGATGCTCGAGGTACATATGGAACGACATATGCAATTCACGGAAATAACAATCCAAACTCAATCGGTAAATATGTAAGTGCAGGTTGTGTGCGAATGCATAATGAAGATGTTCGATGGTTATTTGAACAAGTTATCCTAGAAGCAAAAGTAATTATTACACACTCCGATCAAGACTTTTCTACACTTGCTCTTTCTTATGGTTATCAATCTATGCACTTTTTTCAAGCCGATCAAGACTTAACTGTCTATGATAACAGGAAAGGTTTCTTAGAAAAGGTCGGCACTTTATACAAAGGGCAGGTCTACCCTTTCGTTTCTACTTCAGGAAATTGGCATAAAATTCAATTTGGAAAAATTGAAGCGTTTGTTTACGCGCCTGCAACTAGCGTAATTACCGATGTCAAAGTTGCCAATTTAAATAATAAAAAACTAAATAGTACTCGAACAATTACACCTATGAACGATGCCGTTGTTTATGATAATACTTCAGGCAGTCTTGTTCCTTTTGCAACTCTTAGTAAAGATATCTCTTACCCAATTGTTGCAGACTATGGCCCTAATTGGTATGAAGTTGTTGTAGCAGGGCGGGTAGGCTATATTTACAAAATAAGTACTGATCGTAGTAAAAAGTACTTTAAAACAAATGAAACTGTTTCCGTTTATGACAATTCTACTGGAACACTGGTTAAGGTGGGGGAACTAGTCGAGGGGCAAGTCTACCAAATATACAGTGATTATGGAAACTGGCACCAGATAGAGTTCGGTAATGGCTATGGCTATGTTTATAAGCTTGCAACTAGTGTCGCTGATAGTAGCAACCTAAAAAACATAAACACGAACTACACAAATAGCGGAAAAACCTTCAAGACAATCAATGATGCAATGATTTATGATAATAGCTCTGGAAGCCTTGTACCTTTTGCTCGTATCACTAATGGCGAAATCTACCCGATCGTAAGCGACTACGCCCCAAACTGGTACCGAGTTCTCGTTGCCGGCAGAGTTGGCTATATTCATAAGAAGGATGTGGAACAGGGGTAG
- a CDS encoding Ig-like domain-containing protein: protein MKKKHWSKISIILMLFILSLSTVFPPVKLVGASNDAKLVTSYPKQNAEFVPISTQVTIQFDNTVFFVNKTLIKLYSQRRQAAFVEEKNSIKDIEIIEDAQGRKNTLLITFNENLKIDHNYRLQVPKNSLSISQRLFRNDLTLNFSTSSYKFEEVMSGTVTKKMLADYAPRQIQIVTPKKYIETIDVIHKKSGTISKNEKEKATNAVTNIDITTKAIDVESARVVVWVNNRAHSTTDMMVLEKTTTKQTYHLGLADLPETFDIQIILYNQFSETIESKMFKVPEGGNPVFNIKETFKYKTDGKIYSLYELMANPNLFNDVLLEHDTFPLKVQLEEK, encoded by the coding sequence ATGAAAAAGAAACATTGGTCGAAAATATCTATTATTCTTATGTTATTTATATTGAGTTTATCAACAGTCTTTCCACCAGTTAAGCTAGTTGGCGCTTCAAACGATGCTAAACTAGTTACATCATATCCAAAACAGAATGCCGAATTTGTTCCAATTTCAACACAAGTAACAATACAATTTGACAATACTGTGTTCTTTGTCAATAAAACTTTAATCAAACTATATAGTCAAAGAAGACAAGCTGCTTTTGTTGAAGAGAAAAACTCGATCAAAGATATTGAAATCATTGAGGATGCACAAGGACGTAAAAATACACTTTTAATCACTTTTAATGAAAATTTAAAAATTGATCATAACTACCGCTTGCAAGTTCCTAAGAATAGTTTAAGCATTTCGCAACGACTGTTTAGAAATGACCTAACGTTGAACTTTTCCACGAGCTCATATAAATTTGAAGAAGTCATGTCAGGTACAGTAACAAAAAAAATGTTAGCAGATTATGCACCAAGACAAATTCAAATTGTAACGCCAAAGAAGTACATTGAAACCATTGATGTGATCCATAAAAAATCTGGCACAATTTCTAAAAATGAAAAAGAAAAAGCTACAAATGCGGTTACGAATATTGATATTACGACAAAAGCGATCGATGTAGAAAGTGCCCGAGTCGTCGTTTGGGTGAACAATAGAGCACACTCAACAACTGATATGATGGTTCTAGAAAAAACAACTACAAAACAAACGTATCATTTAGGGTTAGCAGATCTACCAGAAACATTTGACATCCAAATTATTTTATACAATCAATTTAGTGAAACAATTGAGTCGAAAATGTTTAAAGTCCCTGAGGGTGGAAATCCCGTCTTTAATATTAAGGAAACATTTAAATATAAAACAGATGGCAAAATATACTCTTTGTACGAATTAATGGCAAATCCTAATCTTTTTAATGACGTCTTACTCGAACATGACACTTTCCCATTGAAAGTTCAATTAGAGGAAAAATAA
- the murJ gene encoding murein biosynthesis integral membrane protein MurJ, translating to MAKNLRIAVVLLIIATFVLKVSSMVRDMVIAYYFGGSYITDAYLAAFVIPNMIILFMLTGMKDSLVPSYIQASEQSQQKKHLSDVFKGTTLVGLLLSVAGVAISPWLIPLLYPHFSDEAMTIAIWVAILYFSSLLIVCINAVFEGIFDAEKKFFFSTVSQIIVVLFTIGFAIFFTPYIGIYSVPIGFITGSIVSLLVKLINIVPRKLFTLRGKLDWQEVNAFYLVFIPVGLTIAVGQVNVLVDNIFANRFEEGVITYINYANRLVHFPQAIFGVTIATIVLPILSKAIAQKDDHLFKKGIEQGLTTMFFILLPSVIGMLLLMPNLIKLLFERGAFGPIETIATSEVAIFYLGSVLFYSLHGVTTKGFYSKKKGHLILVVGILSILLNILFNWLFTMVLGYKGLALSSSVVALFYVGISFFILVRMSGGLNLKFITKDFLKVIIATSVMAFVIIQVMPLIGHFSNLIYIIIVALLGIILYVGSAYLLKISAFSSLMRGLLKK from the coding sequence ATGGCGAAAAATTTGCGGATAGCCGTCGTGCTATTGATCATAGCAACATTTGTTTTAAAAGTTTCAAGCATGGTCCGGGATATGGTTATTGCCTATTATTTCGGAGGTTCTTACATAACAGACGCCTATTTAGCTGCGTTTGTCATACCAAATATGATCATTTTATTTATGTTAACAGGGATGAAGGATTCTTTAGTTCCTAGCTATATTCAAGCAAGTGAACAATCACAGCAAAAAAAACATTTAAGTGACGTTTTTAAAGGAACAACCCTTGTTGGCCTTCTATTATCAGTGGCTGGAGTTGCCATTTCGCCATGGTTAATTCCACTCCTCTACCCTCATTTCAGCGATGAGGCAATGACGATTGCTATTTGGGTTGCTATTCTATACTTTAGTTCTTTATTAATTGTTTGTATTAATGCAGTCTTCGAGGGAATTTTTGATGCCGAGAAAAAATTCTTTTTTTCCACAGTATCGCAAATCATCGTTGTGTTATTTACAATTGGTTTTGCTATTTTCTTTACACCATACATCGGGATTTACTCAGTGCCAATTGGCTTCATTACGGGATCAATTGTTTCTTTACTTGTAAAACTTATCAACATCGTTCCTAGAAAGCTTTTTACTTTAAGAGGGAAGTTAGACTGGCAGGAAGTAAATGCGTTTTACTTGGTTTTTATTCCGGTAGGACTTACGATCGCAGTTGGACAAGTCAACGTCCTCGTTGATAATATTTTTGCCAATCGTTTTGAGGAAGGGGTAATAACGTATATTAACTATGCCAATCGCCTTGTGCATTTCCCACAAGCGATCTTCGGAGTAACAATTGCAACGATTGTGCTACCTATTCTTTCAAAAGCGATAGCTCAAAAAGATGATCATTTATTTAAGAAGGGCATCGAACAAGGGTTAACAACAATGTTCTTTATTTTACTACCATCTGTTATTGGTATGCTTCTATTGATGCCAAATTTAATAAAGTTATTATTCGAGCGTGGTGCTTTTGGACCTATCGAAACAATTGCGACGAGTGAAGTAGCTATTTTCTATTTAGGCTCGGTTTTGTTTTATAGTCTCCATGGTGTGACAACGAAAGGGTTCTACTCGAAAAAGAAAGGTCATCTTATTTTAGTGGTTGGTATACTTTCCATTTTGTTGAATATCCTCTTTAACTGGTTGTTTACAATGGTACTAGGCTATAAAGGATTGGCACTTTCATCTTCGGTTGTGGCGTTATTTTATGTGGGAATTTCTTTCTTCATCCTAGTGAGGATGTCGGGAGGACTTAATTTAAAGTTTATTACAAAAGATTTTCTAAAAGTTATTATAGCTACTTCTGTAATGGCGTTCGTTATTATTCAAGTGATGCCATTGATCGGGCACTTTTCAAATTTAATCTATATCATAATTGTTGCATTACTGGGAATAATCTTATATGTAGGAAGTGCTTACTTATTAAAAATTTCTGCTTTCTCAAGTTTGATGAGAGGGCTGTTAAAAAAATAA
- a CDS encoding O-antigen ligase family protein, translated as MLRYLSYVIMFVIMLKVSFSKEQYISFVKVFFVSTTIVAVYGLFQYVFNFNLNTAGLYALKEAIGRVESTMVNPNYYSAFINLVLPAFLVLTVIVLKNKGYQLLSFAVVGLLVVNMILTYTRVAWLVMFMALALIAIITWRDFFKNFFKPHLLIAFALLSLIVYNMPDFQGRMLSAIYAAENMVFNTGRTIEEPLPGELEPGEDPEEVVIDELTEKAMVSRTTLWKTGLYMYRDNPILGVGMGNYLDRYSDYVEKYPELYLGHERYSVHNSFLKVMAETGTIGIISFLLIYIVYYVYTVRFYFNQDLIGKLVIASLFVGSITFMMQNNSNNLIFIPQMNVIFWMLSALAFNFAFGNQKKL; from the coding sequence ATGTTACGTTATTTATCCTACGTAATTATGTTTGTGATCATGCTAAAAGTTAGTTTTTCAAAAGAGCAATATATTTCATTTGTGAAAGTGTTCTTCGTTTCAACAACGATTGTTGCTGTTTATGGTTTATTTCAGTATGTATTTAATTTTAATTTAAATACCGCCGGGCTTTACGCTCTTAAAGAAGCGATTGGTCGAGTAGAATCAACAATGGTTAATCCTAACTATTATTCTGCATTTATAAATTTGGTCTTACCTGCATTTTTAGTTTTGACAGTCATTGTCTTAAAGAATAAAGGCTATCAACTTTTATCTTTTGCAGTTGTAGGATTACTTGTTGTCAATATGATCTTAACTTACACGCGTGTTGCATGGCTTGTTATGTTTATGGCTTTAGCGTTAATTGCCATTATTACATGGAGAGATTTCTTTAAGAATTTCTTTAAGCCTCACCTGTTAATTGCCTTTGCTCTTTTATCACTTATTGTCTACAATATGCCGGACTTCCAAGGGCGGATGTTATCTGCTATTTATGCCGCGGAAAATATGGTCTTTAATACGGGTAGAACGATCGAAGAACCACTTCCAGGAGAGCTTGAACCAGGAGAAGATCCAGAAGAAGTAGTGATCGATGAATTGACTGAGAAAGCAATGGTATCTAGGACAACCTTATGGAAAACAGGTTTATATATGTATCGTGACAATCCAATCCTTGGAGTAGGAATGGGGAATTATCTTGATCGCTATAGTGATTATGTAGAAAAGTATCCTGAACTTTACTTAGGTCATGAACGTTACTCCGTTCATAATTCTTTCTTAAAAGTCATGGCGGAGACTGGAACGATCGGGATTATTTCCTTCTTATTAATCTATATTGTTTACTACGTTTATACTGTACGTTTTTATTTCAATCAAGATCTAATTGGTAAGCTTGTTATTGCAAGTTTATTTGTCGGTAGTATCACGTTTATGATGCAAAATAATTCGAACAATTTAATCTTCATTCCACAAATGAATGTGATTTTTTGGATGTTATCTGCATTAGCATTTAACTTTGCTTTTGGAAATCAAAAGAAGTTGTAA
- a CDS encoding S-layer homology domain-containing protein has protein sequence MKKYYLTALALILVISGLIFSPVITANQTFKDVPNTHRFNAEISYLSNLGVVSGVGNGNYEPDAIVTRAAAAAMIGRALKLDGTQRNTRFPDVKDGNNASGFIESAAALGIITGFPTGEFRPSQPVTRGQMAIFLSRAFKLEQESEQSFIDLRESMSSYIHVKRILAANITQGYPGGTFRPDQQITRGEFAALLARALDDKFKKDIVPEPIKIE, from the coding sequence GTGAAAAAATACTATCTTACTGCATTAGCTTTGATTTTAGTTATATCGGGACTTATTTTTTCACCGGTCATTACAGCAAATCAAACATTTAAAGATGTACCAAATACGCATCGTTTTAATGCAGAAATATCCTATTTATCTAATTTGGGTGTTGTCTCAGGAGTTGGGAACGGTAACTATGAACCTGATGCGATTGTAACGAGAGCTGCAGCTGCAGCTATGATTGGTAGAGCCTTGAAGTTAGACGGCACACAAAGGAACACTCGATTTCCTGATGTCAAGGATGGTAATAATGCTTCAGGATTTATCGAGTCAGCTGCTGCGCTAGGAATTATTACTGGATTTCCAACTGGTGAGTTTAGACCGAGTCAACCCGTTACTAGAGGACAAATGGCGATCTTTCTTTCAAGAGCGTTTAAGCTTGAGCAAGAAAGTGAGCAGAGTTTTATAGACCTTCGTGAAAGTATGTCTTCATATATTCATGTGAAGCGAATTCTAGCAGCAAATATTACACAAGGTTATCCTGGCGGAACGTTTAGGCCTGACCAGCAAATAACGAGAGGTGAATTTGCAGCGTTATTAGCTCGCGCTTTAGACGATAAATTTAAGAAGGATATTGTCCCAGAGCCGATAAAAATAGAATAA